One Solirubrobacter pauli DNA window includes the following coding sequences:
- a CDS encoding OsmC family protein: MALINRSEKTASGAMRAVARKRERYTHDVKAGRHTITADEPESQGGQDLGPSPQELLAAALASCTAVTMEMYAERKGWNVDGLEVDCRYSPAERGCPTRFEMIMRMPAHLSEEQVERLQVIAAKCPVHRTLEGEVAFDERVELT, translated from the coding sequence ATGGCGCTGATCAACCGATCAGAGAAGACGGCTTCCGGAGCGATGCGGGCGGTCGCGCGCAAGCGCGAGCGCTACACGCACGACGTGAAGGCGGGCCGGCACACGATCACGGCGGACGAGCCGGAGTCGCAGGGCGGCCAGGACCTCGGGCCCAGCCCGCAGGAGCTGCTCGCCGCCGCGCTGGCGTCGTGCACGGCCGTGACGATGGAGATGTACGCCGAGCGCAAGGGCTGGAACGTCGACGGCCTGGAGGTCGACTGCCGCTACTCGCCCGCCGAGCGTGGCTGCCCGACCCGCTTCGAGATGATCATGCGGATGCCCGCCCATCTCAGCGAGGAGCAGGTCGAGCGCCTGCAGGTGATCGCGGCCAAGTGCCCGGTGCATCGCACCCTCGAGGGCG